One region of Gossypium raimondii isolate GPD5lz chromosome 6, ASM2569854v1, whole genome shotgun sequence genomic DNA includes:
- the LOC105773915 gene encoding FCS-Like Zinc finger 6: MLLGKRPRPPMKRTTSMTEITFDLNTTATTNAEPPPSDPHNPFNNYPKQASPFGGAAPSVAVAGGGGGLEGLDQRLLATVSPRVHRRHSADFMETPHFLRSCGLCRRRLVPGRDIYMYRGDTAFCSLECRQQQMNQDEKKDKCSIASKKQAAASPAARSSVSTKGETVAAV, translated from the exons atgttgCTGGGGAAGAGGCCAAGGCCACCTATGAAAAGAACCACAAGCATGACAGAGATCACTTTTGATCTAAACACCACCGCCACCACCAACGCCGAACCTCCACCCTCTGATCCACATAACCCTTTTAACAACTACCCCAAACAGGCTTCCCCTTTCGGTGGCGCAGCACCTTCTGTAGCTGTTGCTGGCGGTGGTGGTGGACTTGAAGGGTTGGATCAACGGTTGTTGGCGACGGTGTCACCTAGAGTTCATAGAAGGCATTCAGCTGATTTTATGGAAACACCTCATTTCCTAAGGTCTTGCGGTCTTTGTAGACGTCGCCTTGTTCCTGGCCGTGATATCTACATGTATAG GGGTGATACAGCATTTTGCAGCTTAGAGTGCAGGCAACAGCAGATGAACCAAGATGAAAAAAAGGATAAATGTTCAATAGCATCCAAGAAACAAGCCGCCGCCTCTCCTGCCGCCAGATCCAGTGTCTCAACCAAAGGAGAGACGGTTGCCGCCGTATAG